In Deltaproteobacteria bacterium, the sequence GGTTCTGATGCGACGACGATCCTTCGCTCTGCTCGCACGTCCGCTCGCGGCCACCTGGCTCGGCCTCGTGGCCGCGTGCTTCGATGCGCCTGCGGCCACGGTGATGTTCACCTGCGACGTCGCCAGCGAGCCGGCCTGTCCGGCCGGGTACACCTGCCAGTCCGATGGTTGTTGCCACGCCGATGGCTCCGACGTCGCCGCCCACGCCGGCGAGTGCATGCTCGGCGGCGCGACCGATGTCAGCGCCACCGCAACCGCGACCGCGGGCAGCTCGTCGTCGGCCGGTAGCAGCGACGGCTCGACCGGCAGTGGCTCGACCGGCAGCGGCTCGACCGGCGGTGGTTCGAGCGGCAGCAGCTCCACCGGCGGCGCCTCGGAGAGCAGCTCGGGCGCGGACGCGTCGTCGAGCGGCGGCGCCGACTCGGGCAGCAGCTCGGGCGGCTCGAGCTCCGGCGGCGGCTCCACCGGCACCGCCGGCAGCAGCGGCTCGACCTCGATCTGAGGCGCAGACCTCCGCGCGCGGGGCCTTTGCGCACCGCGCGCTCACGCGGTTCGCCAAAGCATGTTATCTGCGGGGCCGCGATCTCGCCGTCCAAGGCGCGCCCTGTCAGAGCGCGCCCCCCGTCGCGCGATACTCGTGCAGTCGCGAAGGAACCGATCCCGTGGGCCTCAAGGACCTCTTCTCCGGTGGTGGACGCGGCGGCAAGGGCCGCGTCGACAAGTTCGTCAAGGTCATCACCAACCCGTACACGCAGTCCGCCGATCGCTACCACGCGATGCAACAGCTGCTCGACGACGGCTCGCTCGAAGCATGGGTGGGGCTGATGAAGCGCTTCACCGTGGTCTCGACCAAGAGCATCGAGGACGAAGAAGAGAAGGGCTGGGCCTACCGCGAGCTCGCCGCCAAGGGCGAGAAGGTGTTGCCCGCGCTCAAGCAGTTCTGCATCGAGTCCGACAACGTCGCGTGGGCGCTGCGCATCCTCGAGGACGTCGCCAACGGCCCGCAGGAGTGGGACATCATCGACGCGATGCTCGAGAAGCATCCGCCCGAGTACGCCCGCGACTCCAAGACCAAGCTGCAGCTGCTCACGCACCTGGCCGAGATCGACGACGATCGCGTGGTCGGGATCCTGCTGCGCTACCTCGACGACCCCGACGAGTCCGTGCGCTACTACTGCGTCGAGCAGCTGATCGACATCGGCGACGAGACCGCCAAGCCCAACCTCGTCGCGCGCCTGGCCCACAAGGACGAGGACTCGGTGCGCCTGCGCGGTCGCATCCTCGACGGCTTCGCGTCGCTCGGTTGGGATCTCTCCGCCCATCAGGAGGCGGTGCTCGCGAACCTCGGCAACGAGCACGCGATGAGCAAGGGCAAGATCGTGCGCCGCTAGTGGCGGACGGCCCCCCTCGCGTCGACGCTCGCGCGCCCGCGACCTGCGGTCGTCGCTGCATGACTGCATGAAATCGGGCGGCGGTGCCCGCGGCGCGCTCGCACGGGGTTTTGCGATGCCCCTTTCCACGCCGCGGCATCTGAGGCAGGCTCGCGCCCGCTCGTGCCCCGCCGCGACGATCTGAAGCGCATCCTGGTGCTCGGTTCGGGCCCGATCGTGATCGGTCAGGCCTGCGAGTTCGACTACTCCGGCACGCAGGCCGTGAAGGCGCTGGTGCAGGAGGGCTACGAGGTGGTCCTGCTGAACTCGAATCCGGCGACGGTGATGACCGACCCGGAGATCGCGCTGCGCACCTACGTCGCGCCGCTGCAGCCCGACGTGCTCGATCAGGTGCTCGCGCGCGAGCAGCCCCACGCGATCCTGCCGACCGTCGGCGGACAGACGGCGCTCAACCTCGCGGTCGCGGCCTCGCGCCAGGGCATCCTCGCGCGCCACGGCGTCGAGCTCATCGGCGCCACGCCCGAGGTCATCGCGCGCGCCGAGGATCGCGAGCAGTTCAAGCAGGCGATGATCGAGATCGGCCTCGACGTGCCGCGCTCGCACTACTGCCGCTCGCTCGCCGAGGCCCGCGCCTGCCTCGAAGACCTCGGCTTCCCGGTCATCATCCGCCCCTCGTTCACGCTCGGCGGCTCGGGTGCCGCGGTGGCCTACAACCGCGAGGAGTTCGAGTCGCGGGTGCAGTTCGCGCTCGACGAGAGCATGGACGGCGAGGTCTTGCTCGAGGAGTCCGTGCTCGGCTGGAAGGAGTACGAGCTCGAGGTGATGCGCGACGCGGTCGACAACTTCGTCGTCATCTGCTCGATCGAGAACCTCGACCCGATGGGCGTGCACACCGGTGACAGCATCACCGTCGCGCCCGCGCAGACGCTGACCGACAAGGAGTACCAGCGCATGCGCGACCACGCCGCGATGGTCGTGCGCAAGATCGGCGTCACCACCGGTGGCTGCAACATCCAGTTCGCGGTCGACCCCCGCACCGGTCGCGAGATCGTGATCGAGATGAATCCGCGGGTCAGCCGCTCGAGCGCGCTGGCCTCGAAGGCGACCGGCTTCCCGATCGCCAAGTTCGCCGCCAAGCTCGCGGTTGGCTACACGCTCGACGAGCTCAAGAACGACATCACGCGCGTGACCCCGGCGAGCTTCGAGCCGGCGATCGACTACGTCGTCACCAAGATCCCGCGCTTCGCGTTCGAGAAGTTCCCCGGCGCCGACGACACCCTGACGATCCAGATGAAGTCGGTCGGCGAGGTGATGTCGATCGGCCGCACCATGCGGGAGTCGCTGGGCAAGGCCATCTGCTCGATGGAGCAGGATACCTACGGCTTCGACATCGACCCCGGCTGCGACGACGAGGAGCTGATCGCGATGCTGGGTCGGCCGCACCCGCGCCGGCTGTGGCACGTCGGTGCCGCGCTGCGCCGCGGCGTGCCGTTGTCGGTGGTCCACGAGCGCACGCAGATCGATCCCTGGTTCCTGCACCACATCGCGCGCATGGTCGAGCTCGAGGTGGCGCTCGAGGGCGGCGCCCGCGGCCAGGTGCCGGCGCTGCCGCAGCTGCGCGAGGCCAAGCGCAACGGGCTGACCGATCGCCGCATCGCCAAGCTGGTCGGGGTCTCCGAGGAGGCCGTGCGCACGCGACGGCTGCAGCTCAAGCTGCAGCCGGTCTACAAGCGCATCGACACCTGCGCGGCGGAGTTCGACTCGGGCACGCCGTACCTCTACTCGAGCTACGAGGACGAGGACGAGGCTGAGGTCAGCGGCCGCCGCAAGGTCGTGATCCTGGGCGGTGGCCCCAACCGCATCGGTCAAGGCATCGAGTTCGACTACTGCTGCTGCCACGCCGCGTTCGCGCTGCGCGAGGCCGGCTACGAGACCGTGATGGTCAACTGCAACCCCGAGACCGTGTCGACGGATTACGACACCTCGGACCGCTTGTACTTCGAGCCGCTCACGCGCGAGCACGTGCTCGAGATCCTCGACGCCGAGTCCAAGAGCGGCACCATCGCCGGCGTGTTGGTGCAGTTCGGTGGCCAGACCCCGCTCAAGCTCGCCAAGTCGATCGAGGCCGCCGGCTACCGCCTGCTCGGCACGCCGGCCGAGGCGATCGACCTCGCCGAGGATCGCGAGCGCTTTGGCCAGCTGCTCGCGCGGCTCGGCATCGCGTGCCCGCGCTGGGGCGTCGCGCGCTCCTCCGACGAGGCCTTCGCGGTCGCCGAGCGCATCGGCTACCCGGTGCTGGTGCGCCCCAGCTACGTGCTCGGTGGCCGCGCGATGGAGATCGTCGGCTCGGCGGCCGCGCTCGATCACTACATGCGCCACGCGGTCCGGGCCTCGCCGGATCACCCGGTGCTGATCGACGAGTTCTTGCCCCACGCCACCGAGTTCGATGTCGACGCCGTGGGCGACGGCACCGACGTCGTGATCGCCGGCATCATGGAACACATCGAGGAGGCCGGCGTGCACTCGGGCGACTCGAGCTGCTCGCTGCCGCCGGTCAACGTCGCCAAGGCCGTGCTCGACGATCTGCGCGACATCACCCGCACGCTCGGCCGCGAGCTCGGCGTCATCGGCCTGATGAACGTCCAGTACGCGCTGCGGGGCAACCGCGTGTACGTGCTCGAGGTCAACCCTCGCGGCTCGCGGACGGTGCCGTTCGTGTGCAAGGCCACCGGCATCCCGTTCGCGAAGATCGCCGCGCGGGTCGCCGCCGGCGAGACCTTGCAGGCGCTCGGCGCCCGCGAGCTGGTGCCCGACCACGTGTCGGTGAAGATCCCAGTGTTCCCGTTCCGCAAGTTCGCTGGGGTCGACGTGATCCTCGGCCCCGAGATGCGCAGCACCGGCGAGGTCATGGGCATCGGCGCCGACTTCGGCAGCGCGTTCGCCTCGGCGTGGATCGCCGAGGGCACGCCGTTGCCGACCGAGGGCCGCGTGTTCATCAGCGTGACCGACGAGGACAAGGACATCGTCGTCGCGGCCGCGCGCAAGTTCTTCGAGCTCGGCCTGCAGCTGGTTGCGACCCGCGGCACCGCCGACAAGCTCGAGGCCGCGGGCATGCCCTGCGCACGCATGAACAAGACCACCGAAGGGCGGCCGCACATCGTCGACGCGCTGCTCAACGGCGAGATCGCACTGGTCGTGAACACCTCGTCGACCGCGGCCGATCGTGCGGCCAGCTTCACGATCCGCCGCACCGCGCTGGTGCAGCGGGTGCCGTACTTCACGACCATCTCGGGCGCACTCGCGGCCGGCGAGGCGATCGCGAAGATCAAGCACGACCGCCGACCGCCGGTGATGTCGCTGCAGGAGCTGCACCGCCGGCCGGCGTTCACGCCGGAGACGGCGCCAGTCGACCGCGACGGCTATCGCTGAATCGGCGCGCGCCTGTGGGCCGTCCCCGGCCGGGTTTGCGCGGCTCGCCCGGCCTGTTATCGTCGGCGGCCCATGGCCGACGAGTCCTTTCCCATCACTCCTGCTGGTCTCGAGCGCCTGCGCGCCGAGCTCAAGCACATCAAGGAGGTCGATCGGCCGGAGAACGTGCGCGACATCGAGGTCGCGCGGGAGCACGGCGATCTGCGCGAGAACGCGGAGTACCACGCCGCCAAGGAGCGCCAGGGTGCCCTCGAGGGCCGCATGCGCTTCCTCGAGCACCGCATCGGCCACGCCGAGATCATCGACCCCGCGACCATCAAGAGCGAGAAGGTCGCGTTCGGCGCGACCGTGACCGTGCTCGACCTCGACACCGACGAGGAGATCGTCTACGCGATCGTCGGCGAGGACGAGGCCGACGCCGACAAGGGGCGGCTGTCGATCCGCTCGCCGATCGTGCGGGCGCTCATCGGCAAGGTCGCCGGCGACGCGGTGACCCTTCACCTGCCCAAGGGCGCCCGCGAGCTCGAGGTCGTGCGGGTCGAGTACAAAGCCCTGACATGAGCACGCCGGGCAGCATCAAGCGTTGGAGCTGGCGCACCGCGTGGATGTTCGCGGCGGGCGTCGGCCTGTCATGGGGCTGTCGCTCGGGCGAGGGCGACGCCTGCGTGTGCCAGAGCGACTGCCGGCCCGGGCTGGTGTGCGCGCAGAACGGCTCGCCGATCCAGACCGAGTGCGTGACCGGTGACATCAACGTCGCGCCCGGGCGCTGCATCGCCGGCGACGTCATGCACGGCGGCGGCACCTCGCTGGGCGATCCGCCGGTGTACCTCGACGTCGGCAGCAAGCGGGACTTCGAGCCTGGCATGACCACCAGCGCGACCGCCGAGGACTCCGGCAGTGCCGGCTCGGGCTCGGGCTCGGGCACCAGCGCTGGCGGCAGTGGGTCGTCGAGCGGCGGCTCGGGCTCGAGCGGCGGCAGCTCGAGCAGCGGCGGCTCGGGCAGCTCCGGCAGCGGGGGCTGACGCGGTCGCGCGTCGGGCAACCGAGGGCGACCGACGATGACCGACGACGCAACGGAGCACTGGCTGTGGCGATTGGACGCCGCCGCCTGGCTCGCGGCGGCCCGGCGCGAGCTCGCGGCGGCGCAAGAGCAGCTCGAGTCGCGTCGCGCCTGTGTGGCCCATGCCCGCCGCGCCGGTGGCATGGCCTGCAACGCGGTGTTGTGCGCGTGGGCGCAGCGCGAGCCCGAGCGCGCCGACGCGATCGCGAGCGTGTGGGGGCGATCGTATGTCGAGCATCTGCGGTGGCTCGCGATGGGTGAAACCGGACCGCTACCGGTGCAGGTCGCCCCGCTCGCGAAGGTGCTGCTCGAGACCCCGATGGCCGCGCCGGAGGTGATCGGGCTCGGGGCTCAGCGGCATGCGGATCTGCGGCGGTTGATGGATGCGACCGACGCCTTGGTGACCGCGTGCGCGGACTTCGTGCGCACGCCCTGAATGCGCCCATATGCGGCCGATGCGGCCGCCGTGCGTGCGAGTCGGCGCGCCCGTCGTAAGATACCCGAGGTCCCACGCAGGCAGGCAGACTCGACCAACGCGCTCCCCGCCTCCCTCGCGTCGCTGTGCTTGCCGCGCATGGGCGAGGCTCTCGAAGGAACGGTGCATGACGTTCGCGGAAACTCCAGAGCTCGGCGTGCTCACCACATCGAATGTGCTCGAAGGCGCGCCGATCTTGATGGTGTCCCACGACGATGATGACGGCGGCTGGCAGTTCCTGTGCGGAGAGACCAACGACCCTGCCCACGGGAGGATCGTGCACCTCGCCGCCATCATCGCGTTGGACTCCACCGTCTGCGAGGTTGCGGACCTCCCACTCGGGTGGGTCGCCTTCCGTGACTGCGCCGGCGGCAGCTGGGCACGTGAGCCACGGTGACGCGGCCGCTCGACGACGAGCGCCACCACGCGCTCCGCACGGTACACCCCGACTGCGCCGGACCATCGGCCTCTGCCCGACTGTAGGAGCGGAACCCGTCAATGGTCAACGGCGCAACATCCTCCCTCGCGCGAAAAAGGGCGCTCGTGATGATCAAGAACTTCGTGGTTGGACAAAGCAACGAACTGTTGATGGACGGCAGGGTGCATGAGATTCACAATTTCTACCGCTTCGGCGGGTTGAATATCGGACCAGATCGATTCATTGTGATCTCGTTCGTTCCGTGCGAGCCCAACACGATGGATTTTCCACGCCTCAAACTCGAGTGCCGAGACGTCGACTACTTCGAGCTGAGCTCGCAGTTCGGCTGCAAAGATGTCCGAGAGGTGGACGAGATGGGCTACAAGAGTCCGGGCGATCTGGACGACGAGTGGCTAATGACCGAACAGCAAGCCAGTGCCGCGGATCATTTCTTCTTGCGACTCGAACACTGCGCGTATATTCGTGTGCACGGCCGATACATGCGGCTCGTCATCGTAGCACCGCAGCCATGAGACCGCCTGCGGGCGCCGTGAGAGTCGCCGACTTGGGTGCGGCATACTGCAAGGGTGAAGCCGACGAGGCGAGCTTGTTTCTGGACATGGATGTACTCCCTCCAGCGGATCCAACGGACCGCGGCATCACGACCTTCGAGGCACAGGGGAGTTCCCGCGACGAGACGCTGGCACTCGTGCTCGAAGCCGTAGACGAGCACCACGGAGAACATGCACACTCGCCTCCGTGGACGGCACTCGAGATCTACGGCCTCGATGAGGTCGACGCCGGCCAAGTAGGGTTCCAGGAGTACGGAGTGACCCAGATCATCCGAACCGCATTTGGCCTGGAGGCACGGCGTCCCCCGCCCCCGACGCGGCCCCGCTCCGCCTGAGACGCATGGACTCGCCACGGGTGACACGGGTGAACTCAGATGAAGAATGAGACTGCAAGCACCACCGCATTCCTCGAGTTCATTCTGGAGATCGAGGACGGCTGGCCACCCGTCGCAGTCGAGTGCCTCCCTTTCCTGCTCGCTCCAGGGGGCTACACCGCAGTGACAGCACCGCTATTCGTCAAAGACCTCTCGGTCGGCGACATCATCCGTGCGAGACTCGAGCCGACGGGGAACCGGGTCGTGTCTTGGGAGCACATCTCGAGGTCGCAACATTCCACACTCTGGCTCCTCCGCGTGGGACCATCGCTGACACTCGCGCCCGTGTTGGACGACCTCCGCCGCCTGGGCTGCAGCACGGAAAGTTCCGACGCATTGGGGGTTTACGCAGTCGACATCCCAGCGTCGGTCCAGTTGAACTCCGTCGACGACGTACTCGCACGGCTTGAAAGCAATGCCGTCGCAGTCGCCTTCCCGTCGCTGCGCCACGAAGCGTGCGAGTCGTGCTGACCCGAGGGTGGACACCGGAATGACGAAGACCAAAGGAGCATGCCCCCCACCGATCGAGCGCTGGGGCGACTACACAATCATCTGGATTGACTCCGAGAACATCGACGCGCACCTGGAATTCATGAAGGAGAATGCAGTCGACGGAGTGGGCATCAATGCGGTCCGCGGATACACCGCGAGCGATGTGTCATTCTTGGAGCGCATCCCCGAGGTCGAAGGCGTGGTCACCGTACCTGGTGGCCGACCGCTGGACGCGTCGGCGATTCTAGGACTCCGAAAGCTCCGATTTCTTTCACTCGGCGAGACCGACTTCGCGCTCGATCTTGATGTGTTCCCGGACTTGGAGGAGTACCGCGGCGACTGCGGCCCCAAGTTCCACATCTCCGAGCGGAGCCGCTCGATTCGTTCACTGCGCCTCAGGCACTTCAGACCGAAGAGCCGCGACCTCTCCGACTTCCCTGCGCTCCCTTGCGTTCGCGAGCTTGGTCTCATCCAGTCGAGCATCAACTCCATTCGCGGTCTCGCGCAGCTGCGCGCTCTCGAACGCCTGGAGCTGGCATACTGTCGGTCGCTCACGACACTTGCGGCGTCGGCGTGGCCGCGTCTGCAGATGCTCGAGTGTTCCAACTGCCGGGCACTCGTGAGCTACGACGCACTTGCGAACGTCAAGACACTCCGCTCACTCCGACTCAACTCCTGCGGCACGATTCCCTCGCTGCAGTTCATCTCGTCACTCCCTGAATTGACTGAGCTCCGCTTTGTGGACACCGACGTCCGCGACGGCGACATGCGACCGTTGTTTCGTCTGCAAGAGATTGCCTTCACGAACAAACGAGGATTCTCTCACACATGGCAGGAGGTCGAGCGCGAGATTGCCGCGAAGGCCGGCAACGGGCCGTAAGCGCGGAGGCCCCCAGCATGCGCCACGCACCGTTGACTGTGACGACCGACAACCGGCTCCGAATGCACGATGGTCTCACGCGATCACGTGCATCTGGCTCTACGTACTCGCCGCTACGCGATGGTTCTGACCTCGCAGCCTTGCCGATCCCGGTCACACCGAGGTGCACCAACACCACTGTCAGGATTCAACAGCAATGCCCACCACAAAGCAACCTCGCCCCCCTCTTCCCCTGTTTTCCCGCCCAGATGCACGGACTCCAGAGGTGTTTGGTGTAGCGCCCGCAGGCATCCTCGCAGACCGCCATCCGTACGCCCCGCAGCGAGCCGCCCGACGTCTCCCGCTCGCCTGCGCGCTCGCCCTGCTCGCGCAGCTCGCCTGCGCGTCCCCCTCGCACCAAGGCGAGTCCGCCGACAGCTCCACCACCGACCACGAGTACGTCTTCGGCGAAACCGCCCCCGAGCCAGGCGCGCCGGACGAGTTCTGCGAGCCGTTCGACCCCGCGCGGGTCTATCTCATCACGCAGTTCAACACGAGCGAGATCATCGACCCGGAGGCCCCCGAGAAGCTCTGCGTCACCGCGCTGGCCGCATACGCGGGCGACGTGGTCCATCCGAGGCTCGACGGTGGTGACGGTTCGCTCGTCTGGCTGGCGACAACGGGCAGCCTGTTCCGGCTGCTCTACGTCTATCAAGAACGCAAGGGCGACAAGTGGCGACCGGTCGGCAGTGCCGAGCTTTTCGGCGAGCTGTTTCGACCGTTCAACGATGTCATGCTCGATCGCATCGTGCCGTGTTCGGCCAACCCGGACTTCGCGCCCGTGCTCGTGTGGAGCGACGGTGCGTGGTACGGGGAGTGCCTCGGTGTGACGAGCGGGACGGATGGCACGCTCTACCGAATTGCGGACTACCTCGGCGCCTACTACGACGTGATCCCGCAGCCGGTCGGCATCTTCGACGACATCGCGATCTTCGCGACCGACAGTGTGCCCAGCGGGTATGCGATCGGCGGCGACGACCTCACGCCCCTGCCCCTGCCACCCGGCGTCGAGAGCGTGCGGCACCTGGCCGCGCGCTCGGATCAAGGTGGAGTCGCGGCGGCGGTCGAGGTGATCCGCAGCAACGTCCCCACGCTCGAGCGCGCGCGCGTCACCGCCCAGGGGATCGAGCTGCTCGGCGCCTACGAGGACGACTTCGAGACGCTCATCCCTTACGGCATCGAGTACGCCCTCGACGGCGACGGCGCACTGTGGCGCCTCGGTGGGTCGAGCTCGCAGAGCGCGGGCGAAGTGGTCGCACGGCTGCCGCCCGCGGGACCGGCGGAGGTGGTCTACGAGCTGCGCGAGGAACTCACCGACGAGACCTACCCGCGGTTGCGGCTCCTCAGCGCCTCGGTCGGGCGCGTCGAGGTATTGCAGTGACCTCGGCGGGCTCACGACCGGACACGGGGTGTGTCGTGATCACCGCCGCGGCGCTTGCCCTCGCGTGCACGCCCGCGTGTGGCACCGTCGTCGACCCCGAACAGGCGGACACCGACGCGTCCGGCGCGAGCGGTGACGGTCCCTCCTCGGGTGCACCGGACGAGCGCTGCGGTCCGCTCGACCCGAACCGCATCTACGTCGTGCGGGCGAGCACGATCCCAGGCGTGCACGTCGTCACCGACGCAGAGGATCGCGATCGCGTCTGCGCCTATGCGGACCCCGAGGACGTCGTCTGGGAGCTGCCCGGCCGCATCGATCCCGCCGACGGCAGCCTCGTCGTGCTGCAGTCCGGTCGCGAAGCGCGTCGACCCGCAGTACTGCGCCTGCAGCACGATTGGCT encodes:
- a CDS encoding HEAT repeat domain-containing protein, whose product is MGLKDLFSGGGRGGKGRVDKFVKVITNPYTQSADRYHAMQQLLDDGSLEAWVGLMKRFTVVSTKSIEDEEEKGWAYRELAAKGEKVLPALKQFCIESDNVAWALRILEDVANGPQEWDIIDAMLEKHPPEYARDSKTKLQLLTHLAEIDDDRVVGILLRYLDDPDESVRYYCVEQLIDIGDETAKPNLVARLAHKDEDSVRLRGRILDGFASLGWDLSAHQEAVLANLGNEHAMSKGKIVRR
- the carB gene encoding carbamoyl-phosphate synthase large subunit, which gives rise to MPRRDDLKRILVLGSGPIVIGQACEFDYSGTQAVKALVQEGYEVVLLNSNPATVMTDPEIALRTYVAPLQPDVLDQVLAREQPHAILPTVGGQTALNLAVAASRQGILARHGVELIGATPEVIARAEDREQFKQAMIEIGLDVPRSHYCRSLAEARACLEDLGFPVIIRPSFTLGGSGAAVAYNREEFESRVQFALDESMDGEVLLEESVLGWKEYELEVMRDAVDNFVVICSIENLDPMGVHTGDSITVAPAQTLTDKEYQRMRDHAAMVVRKIGVTTGGCNIQFAVDPRTGREIVIEMNPRVSRSSALASKATGFPIAKFAAKLAVGYTLDELKNDITRVTPASFEPAIDYVVTKIPRFAFEKFPGADDTLTIQMKSVGEVMSIGRTMRESLGKAICSMEQDTYGFDIDPGCDDEELIAMLGRPHPRRLWHVGAALRRGVPLSVVHERTQIDPWFLHHIARMVELEVALEGGARGQVPALPQLREAKRNGLTDRRIAKLVGVSEEAVRTRRLQLKLQPVYKRIDTCAAEFDSGTPYLYSSYEDEDEAEVSGRRKVVILGGGPNRIGQGIEFDYCCCHAAFALREAGYETVMVNCNPETVSTDYDTSDRLYFEPLTREHVLEILDAESKSGTIAGVLVQFGGQTPLKLAKSIEAAGYRLLGTPAEAIDLAEDRERFGQLLARLGIACPRWGVARSSDEAFAVAERIGYPVLVRPSYVLGGRAMEIVGSAAALDHYMRHAVRASPDHPVLIDEFLPHATEFDVDAVGDGTDVVIAGIMEHIEEAGVHSGDSSCSLPPVNVAKAVLDDLRDITRTLGRELGVIGLMNVQYALRGNRVYVLEVNPRGSRTVPFVCKATGIPFAKIAARVAAGETLQALGARELVPDHVSVKIPVFPFRKFAGVDVILGPEMRSTGEVMGIGADFGSAFASAWIAEGTPLPTEGRVFISVTDEDKDIVVAAARKFFELGLQLVATRGTADKLEAAGMPCARMNKTTEGRPHIVDALLNGEIALVVNTSSTAADRAASFTIRRTALVQRVPYFTTISGALAAGEAIAKIKHDRRPPVMSLQELHRRPAFTPETAPVDRDGYR
- the greA gene encoding transcription elongation factor GreA, with translation MADESFPITPAGLERLRAELKHIKEVDRPENVRDIEVAREHGDLRENAEYHAAKERQGALEGRMRFLEHRIGHAEIIDPATIKSEKVAFGATVTVLDLDTDEEIVYAIVGEDEADADKGRLSIRSPIVRALIGKVAGDAVTLHLPKGARELEVVRVEYKALT
- a CDS encoding DUF4265 domain-containing protein: MKNETASTTAFLEFILEIEDGWPPVAVECLPFLLAPGGYTAVTAPLFVKDLSVGDIIRARLEPTGNRVVSWEHISRSQHSTLWLLRVGPSLTLAPVLDDLRRLGCSTESSDALGVYAVDIPASVQLNSVDDVLARLESNAVAVAFPSLRHEACESC
- a CDS encoding leucine-rich repeat domain-containing protein, whose protein sequence is MTKTKGACPPPIERWGDYTIIWIDSENIDAHLEFMKENAVDGVGINAVRGYTASDVSFLERIPEVEGVVTVPGGRPLDASAILGLRKLRFLSLGETDFALDLDVFPDLEEYRGDCGPKFHISERSRSIRSLRLRHFRPKSRDLSDFPALPCVRELGLIQSSINSIRGLAQLRALERLELAYCRSLTTLAASAWPRLQMLECSNCRALVSYDALANVKTLRSLRLNSCGTIPSLQFISSLPELTELRFVDTDVRDGDMRPLFRLQEIAFTNKRGFSHTWQEVEREIAAKAGNGP